In Penaeus vannamei isolate JL-2024 chromosome 14, ASM4276789v1, whole genome shotgun sequence, one DNA window encodes the following:
- the LOC113811277 gene encoding uncharacterized protein: protein MALNEEEKIRDRWKSDFESLLNEENPRADFDEAAPKFGVTCDINRQEVKEALRKMKNGKATGPDNIPAEVWKCLGDKGIDMLWDLMTKVYEELKIEEELKAYDRLLRQELWRCMRRRGMPEKYVRIMQDMYEGARTRMRTSVGTTG from the exons atggcgctaaatgaagaggaaaagatcaGGGACAGATGGAAAAGCGACTTTGAATCCTTGTTGAATGAGGAAAATCCTAGAGCAGATTTTGACGAAGCAGCTCCAAAATTTGGAGTGACTTGTGATATAAATAGGCAGGAAGTTAAAGAGGCAttgaggaagatgaaaaatggCAAAGCAACAGGACCGGACAACATACCGGCAGAAGTTTGGAAGTGTCTAGGGGATAAAGGAATTGATATGTTGTGGGATTTAATGACAAAGGTCTATGAGGAGCTAAAGATCGAGGAAGAGT TGAAGGCCTATGATAGACTGCTAAGGCAGGAGCTCTGGAGATgtatgagaaggaggggaatgccAGAAAAATATGTTCGGATCATGCAGGACATGTATGAAGGAGCAAGAACTCGGATGAGAACCAGTGTTGGCACTACAGGATGA